In Salinarimonas sp., a genomic segment contains:
- a CDS encoding homoserine dehydrogenase — MKEPLRVGIAGLGTVGASVARLIARNAESLATRAGRPIALTAVCARDRSRDRGLDLAHAAWHDDASALARDPDVDCVVELIGGDEGPARALVEAALSAGKHVVTANKALLAKHGLALARLAEENGVALAFEASAAGGVPVVKTLREALSGNRVSRVSGILNGTCNYILSRMEAEGLSFAACLADAQRLGYAEADPTFDVEGYDAAHKLAILTSLAFGVALDPEAIYVEGISKIAPIDIAMADELGYRIKLLGVAERTKTGIEQRVHPTMVPKTASLAQVMGVLNAVAIDADAVGELSLIGPGAGGDATASAVIGDICDVAVGATRPAFGVPAARLERPQRAPMQRHEGGYYIRLSVFDRPGSAAGIATRMAQADISLESIIQHRARTADVDPTGRSGAPVPVVLITYATTESAIREALARIDADGHVAEPPQVIRIERE; from the coding sequence ATGAAAGAGCCGCTGCGGGTGGGGATCGCCGGGTTGGGCACCGTCGGGGCGAGCGTCGCGCGGCTGATCGCGCGCAACGCCGAGAGCCTCGCGACGCGCGCCGGCCGGCCGATCGCGCTCACCGCCGTCTGCGCCCGCGACCGCAGCCGCGACCGCGGGCTCGATCTCGCGCACGCCGCCTGGCACGACGACGCGTCCGCGCTCGCGCGGGACCCGGACGTCGATTGCGTGGTCGAGCTGATCGGCGGCGACGAGGGGCCCGCCCGCGCGCTCGTCGAGGCGGCGCTCTCCGCCGGCAAGCACGTCGTCACCGCCAACAAGGCGCTGCTCGCCAAGCACGGGCTCGCCCTCGCCCGCCTGGCCGAGGAGAACGGCGTCGCGCTCGCCTTCGAGGCGTCCGCCGCCGGCGGCGTGCCGGTGGTCAAGACCCTGCGCGAGGCGCTCTCCGGCAACCGGGTCTCCCGCGTGTCGGGCATCCTCAACGGCACCTGCAACTACATCCTCTCGCGCATGGAGGCGGAGGGGCTCTCCTTCGCGGCATGCCTCGCCGACGCACAGCGCCTCGGCTACGCGGAGGCCGACCCGACCTTCGACGTCGAGGGCTACGACGCGGCCCACAAGCTCGCCATCCTCACGAGCCTCGCCTTCGGCGTCGCGCTCGACCCGGAGGCGATCTACGTCGAGGGCATCTCCAAGATCGCGCCCATCGACATCGCCATGGCGGACGAGCTCGGCTACCGGATCAAGCTGCTCGGCGTCGCGGAGCGGACGAAGACCGGCATCGAGCAGCGCGTCCACCCGACCATGGTGCCCAAGACCGCCTCGCTCGCGCAGGTGATGGGCGTGCTCAACGCCGTCGCCATCGACGCGGACGCAGTGGGCGAGCTCAGCCTGATCGGTCCGGGCGCCGGCGGAGACGCCACCGCCTCCGCCGTGATCGGCGACATCTGCGACGTGGCGGTCGGCGCGACGCGCCCCGCCTTCGGCGTTCCGGCCGCGCGGCTGGAGAGGCCGCAGCGCGCGCCGATGCAGCGCCACGAGGGCGGCTACTACATCCGCCTCTCGGTGTTCGATCGTCCCGGTTCCGCCGCGGGCATCGCCACCCGCATGGCCCAGGCCGACATCTCGCTCGAGAGCATCATCCAGCACCGCGCCCGCACCGCCGACGTCGACCCGACCGGCCGCTCCGGCGCGCCGGTGCCCGTGGTGCTCATCACCTACGCGACGACCGAATCCGCGATCCGCGAGGCGCTGGCGCGCATCGACGCCGACGGGCACGTCGCAGAGCCGCCGCAGGTGATCCGGATCGAGCGCGAGTGA
- the glpX gene encoding class II fructose-bisphosphatase, which yields MKPPSHIVPNVFIERILTLELVRVTERAAVSAARLRGRGDEKAADQAAVDAMRRELNRLGIDGTVVIGEGERDKAPMLFIGERVGNGTGPKVDIAVDPLEGTTLCAKDMPGSIAVMAMAEGGTLLAAPDVYMNKIAVGPGYSAGVVDLDATPTENIRSLAKAKGVTPAEITALILDRPRHHDLIAEVRATGAAVRLISDGDIAGVIYTTQPEKTGIDIYLGIGAAPEGVIAAGALRCIGGQMQGRLVLDTEEKRERAYGMGVKDPNKKYDVTELASGDVIVAATGVTDSALTMGVKFGPEVIETETVVYRSATGTVRKIAAEHREWAKFHLD from the coding sequence ATGAAGCCGCCGTCACACATCGTCCCGAACGTCTTCATCGAGCGCATCCTGACGCTCGAGCTCGTGCGCGTCACCGAGCGCGCCGCCGTGTCCGCGGCGCGCCTGCGCGGTCGCGGCGACGAGAAGGCGGCGGACCAGGCGGCGGTCGACGCCATGCGCCGCGAGCTCAACAGACTCGGCATCGACGGCACCGTCGTCATCGGCGAGGGCGAGCGCGACAAGGCGCCGATGCTCTTCATCGGCGAGCGCGTCGGCAACGGCACCGGCCCGAAGGTGGACATCGCCGTCGACCCGCTGGAGGGCACGACGCTCTGCGCCAAGGACATGCCGGGCTCCATCGCCGTGATGGCGATGGCCGAGGGCGGCACGCTGCTCGCCGCGCCCGATGTCTACATGAACAAGATCGCGGTGGGCCCGGGCTATTCCGCCGGCGTCGTCGACCTCGACGCGACGCCCACCGAGAACATCCGCTCTCTCGCCAAGGCGAAGGGCGTCACCCCCGCCGAGATCACCGCGCTGATCCTCGACCGCCCGCGCCACCACGATCTCATCGCCGAGGTGCGCGCCACCGGCGCCGCGGTGCGGCTGATCTCCGACGGCGACATCGCCGGCGTGATCTACACGACCCAGCCCGAGAAGACCGGCATCGACATCTATCTCGGCATCGGCGCGGCGCCCGAGGGCGTGATCGCGGCTGGCGCGCTGCGCTGCATCGGCGGCCAGATGCAGGGCCGCCTCGTCCTCGATACCGAGGAGAAGCGCGAGCGCGCCTACGGCATGGGCGTGAAGGACCCCAACAAGAAGTACGACGTCACCGAGCTCGCCTCCGGCGACGTGATCGTGGCCGCCACCGGCGTCACCGACTCGGCGCTGACCATGGGCGTGAAGTTCGGCCCCGAGGTGATCGAGACCGAGACGGTGGTCTACCGCTCGGCGACGGGCACCGTGCGCAAGATCGCGGCCGAGCACCGCGAATGGGCGAAGTTCCACCTGGATTGA